Part of the Cardiobacteriaceae bacterium TAE3-ERU3 genome, ATGCCGCGCTGTTTTGCAGGTTCATAGGAGATTCCTCAATTGTTTCCTTGGGGCATATAAATATCGTAACGGGTATTCGGTGCATCAAGGCTATGGTGCGGCTTTTCATTGCCGACATACGGCGCGCCTTGTGGCCGCTTGACGACCACGCGATGCTTTGCGTGCTTCTGCGCATGGCCTAGCAATGCAGCACCGTCAGTTTCTTCGCCACCAAGCAAGCTATGCAAGGCTTGCATGTGCTTTTTGACCTTGGCTTTCTTACGCCGCTCGGGGAACATTGGGTCGAGATAAACCGCATCAAAATCTGCACTGAGAACAGCCTTACTGTCGCCACTGTGCAGCGTCAAACGCGCGGCCACATCAGCCAACTGTGGTGCTTGCCGGGCTTGTAGCAAGCCTTGCTCGAGCAAGAAGGCAAGGTAAGGATTGCGCTCGATCATAGTGACGTGAAAACCACGATAAGCGAGCAGCCACGCATCACGCCCCCAACCGGCTGTGACGTCTGCAATCGTGCCGCCATTCATGTTTTTAAACGCTTTGGGTAGATATTCCTTACCACCGCGATAGCGGTAATACGGATCAGCGAAGTCGATGGTCAGCGGGCTGTGGCGCTGTTCGCGGTCATGCAGAGCAAACAAGCCGTCTTCGCCACGCGTCAGGTAATGTGCTTGCGGCAGTTCGTCCACGCTGGCGGCGCTATTGGCTGTAATACCTTGCGGCACATCACCGACAAACCACAACACCATCAGTCGTTAGCGTTGTGTATGTCGCTGGATTTATCCAACGGGCTGATACGGGCGCGCTTTTTATCTTTACGCGATTCAAGTAGGCGAGCGAGATACGCTTCGTCGATATCGCCCGTGACGTAGCAGCCATTAAACACCGAGCAATCGAATTCTTCCGGCAAGCAATGCTTAGTTTCCATGCAGGCGTCGATCAGGTCGGGCAGGGTTTGATAAATCATGCGGTCTGCGCCAATCGCCACCGCGACATCTGCTTCTTCGCGCTGCCATGCAATCAGTTCTTCATGGGTCGGCATATCGATACCGTACACATTAGGGAAGCGTACTGGTGGTGCGGCTGAAGCAAAATAGACTTTTTTTGCGCCGGCATCACGTGCCATCTGAATAATCTGCTCACTGGTGGTACCACGCACGATCGAATCATCGACAAGCAATACGTTCTTGTTGCGGAATTCGAGGTTGAGG contains:
- a CDS encoding class I SAM-dependent methyltransferase gives rise to the protein MVLWFVGDVPQGITANSAASVDELPQAHYLTRGEDGLFALHDREQRHSPLTIDFADPYYRYRGGKEYLPKAFKNMNGGTIADVTAGWGRDAWLLAYRGFHVTMIERNPYLAFLLEQGLLQARQAPQLADVAARLTLHSGDSKAVLSADFDAVYLDPMFPERRKKAKVKKHMQALHSLLGGEETDGAALLGHAQKHAKHRVVVKRPQGAPYVGNEKPHHSLDAPNTRYDIYMPQGNN